Proteins encoded by one window of Maliibacterium massiliense:
- a CDS encoding ABC transporter permease, whose amino-acid sequence MVFKKEICDISRDKKTLFSTLLLPLIMLPLLFWLLGGSMGKIQEDVTHNTTVAFSDQARAVEGYLKDEVLSGLDGVRIVEGDALTLLREEKALVVLDVPADAQRYIDRGETVPITLVYDQGKTKSQGGLSLLMEHLQAYSDASVKTQLAAQGIDLEALRPIRAEAVDVQVYSGQSQSAGTGNMMLIMMLPMMITVFICTGGMGAATDLVAGEKERQTLEPLLSTQASRIAILLGKYAAVTVFSLVSLVATLGAYILSMKLNPLLFGDNVVLNLPAPAMLLAILTVVLLALTFSALQIGISTYARSFKEAQTYLSLLMVAVMIPAYATMMMQAGDVTMGMMLIPVLNVSCCLKMVLSGVYNYQLMLLGCGSTLVYMALALYLTSKLFKKESVLFRS is encoded by the coding sequence TTGGTATTTAAAAAAGAGATATGCGACATCAGCCGCGACAAAAAGACCTTGTTTTCTACGCTGCTGCTGCCGCTGATCATGCTGCCGCTATTGTTTTGGCTGCTGGGCGGCAGCATGGGCAAGATCCAGGAGGATGTGACGCACAACACCACCGTGGCCTTCAGCGATCAGGCCCGCGCCGTGGAAGGCTATCTTAAGGACGAGGTGCTATCGGGCTTGGACGGGGTGCGCATCGTGGAGGGGGATGCCCTGACGCTGCTGCGCGAGGAAAAGGCGCTGGTGGTGCTGGACGTGCCCGCGGACGCGCAGCGCTACATCGACCGGGGCGAGACGGTGCCCATCACCCTGGTGTACGACCAGGGCAAGACCAAGAGCCAGGGGGGCCTGTCATTGCTGATGGAGCATCTGCAGGCCTACAGCGACGCGTCGGTTAAGACGCAGCTCGCCGCTCAGGGCATCGATTTGGAGGCGCTGCGGCCCATCCGGGCCGAGGCGGTGGACGTGCAGGTGTACAGCGGCCAGAGCCAGAGCGCGGGCACCGGCAACATGATGCTGATCATGATGCTGCCCATGATGATCACGGTGTTCATCTGCACCGGCGGCATGGGCGCGGCCACCGACCTTGTGGCGGGGGAAAAGGAGCGGCAGACGCTCGAACCTTTGCTCTCCACCCAGGCCTCGCGCATCGCGATTCTGCTGGGCAAGTATGCGGCGGTGACGGTGTTCTCACTTGTGTCGCTGGTGGCCACACTGGGGGCGTACATCCTTTCCATGAAGCTCAACCCGCTGCTCTTTGGCGATAACGTGGTGCTCAACCTGCCCGCGCCCGCCATGCTGCTGGCCATATTGACGGTGGTGCTGCTGGCGCTGACGTTCTCCGCGCTACAGATCGGCATCAGCACCTACGCGCGCTCCTTTAAGGAGGCGCAGACCTATCTTTCCCTGCTGATGGTGGCGGTGATGATACCGGCCTACGCCACCATGATGATGCAGGCGGGGGACGTAACCATGGGCATGATGCTCATTCCGGTGCTCAACGTATCCTGCTGCCTGAAGATGGTGCTCTCAGGTGTGTACAATTACCAGCTGATGCTGCTGGGCTGCGGCTCTACGCTGGTGTACATGGCGCTCGCGCTGTATCTGACAAGCAAGCTGTTTAAAAAGGAGAGCGTGCTGTTCCGCTCGTAG